A window from Methylocystis sp. MJC1 encodes these proteins:
- a CDS encoding ATP-binding protein — MSWRDSCGAGGDGKDFRVLILTPHGRDAVLAQQTLSRTGLRSCVCCDLKQLCLEIAGGAGAVMVSEEALPRAHPGELGALFGADPPWSSLPIVVLLGRGASFHNFPLLRALEIRPNVSFLERPVPRRTLVSALRAAIEARRLQYQIRDALNEQKAANRKKDEFIATLSHELRNPLAPIRSAVYVLRSLGDDAGAKDKAGRLLAMVERQTDHLVQLVDDLLEASRITTGKVALKRRPVTLAETIHQAFEISEPLIANGRHNLSVSLEEEPLVVDGDPVRLTQIFANLLNNAAKYTPPEGHIEVSLKRDGERAIVSVVDDGIGIPQGMLSHIFDLFSQADRAAGRMQGGLGIGLALVKSLVEMHGGSVVAYSRGSDQGSEFIVTLPLATTASNDCESADGVTPMRLYRRVLVVDDEVDVANSLALLLETMGAEVRVVFSGVEALSCVVEFKPDVAFLDIGMPAIDGYEAARRIRAMREGAGLCMIALSGWGRDEDRERALEAGFDQHLTKPVSADALRKVMASTACH, encoded by the coding sequence ATGAGTTGGCGCGACTCCTGCGGAGCCGGCGGCGACGGGAAGGATTTTCGCGTTCTGATCCTCACGCCGCATGGCCGCGACGCTGTTCTCGCCCAGCAGACGCTCAGCCGCACGGGCCTGCGTAGCTGCGTCTGTTGCGATCTGAAGCAACTCTGCCTGGAGATTGCCGGAGGAGCGGGCGCGGTAATGGTCTCGGAGGAGGCGCTGCCGCGCGCTCACCCGGGTGAATTGGGGGCGCTGTTTGGCGCGGACCCCCCTTGGTCTTCCTTGCCGATTGTCGTCCTGCTGGGGAGAGGCGCCTCCTTCCATAATTTTCCGTTGCTGCGTGCGCTCGAAATACGGCCCAATGTCAGCTTCCTGGAACGGCCCGTTCCGAGGCGCACGCTGGTCAGCGCGCTTCGCGCCGCCATCGAGGCGCGCCGCCTGCAGTACCAAATTCGCGACGCGCTCAATGAGCAGAAGGCGGCCAATCGCAAGAAGGATGAGTTTATCGCCACGCTGTCGCATGAGCTGCGTAACCCGCTGGCGCCCATCCGAAGCGCGGTTTATGTTTTGAGAAGCTTGGGGGACGACGCGGGAGCCAAAGACAAGGCAGGCAGATTGCTCGCGATGGTCGAACGGCAAACGGACCATCTCGTCCAGCTTGTCGACGATCTTCTAGAGGCGTCCCGCATTACGACCGGCAAGGTCGCGCTCAAGCGACGCCCTGTCACCCTCGCCGAAACAATCCATCAGGCCTTCGAGATAAGCGAGCCTCTGATCGCGAACGGGCGTCACAATTTGAGCGTCTCGCTGGAGGAGGAGCCGCTGGTCGTAGACGGCGATCCGGTGCGCCTCACGCAAATATTCGCAAATCTCCTCAATAACGCGGCGAAATACACGCCGCCCGAGGGCCATATCGAGGTCTCGCTCAAGCGGGACGGGGAGCGCGCTATTGTCAGCGTGGTAGACGATGGGATTGGCATTCCTCAGGGAATGCTGTCCCACATCTTCGATCTCTTTTCGCAGGCCGACCGGGCCGCAGGCCGCATGCAGGGTGGCCTCGGCATTGGGCTCGCCCTCGTGAAGAGCCTTGTCGAAATGCATGGCGGCAGCGTGGTCGCGTATAGCCGCGGCTCCGATCAGGGTAGTGAATTTATCGTGACTTTGCCTTTGGCGACTACCGCGAGCAATGATTGCGAAAGCGCTGATGGCGTCACGCCGATGCGGCTTTACCGACGGGTCCTGGTTGTCGACGACGAGGTCGACGTCGCGAATAGCCTGGCCTTGTTGCTCGAAACCATGGGTGCCGAGGTTCGGGTCGTCTTCAGCGGCGTCGAGGCGCTTTCCTGCGTGGTCGAATTCAAGCCCGATGTCGCCTTCCTCGACATCGGCATGCCGGCGATCGACGGCTATGAAGCTGCGCGGCGGATACGCGCCATGCGCGAAGGCGCGGGCCTCTGCATGATTGCTCTGAGCGGCTGGGGGCGAGACGAAGATCGAGAGCGAGCCCTTGAGGCGGGTTTCGACCAGCATCTGACGAAGCCCGTGAGCGCCGACGCCTTGAGAAAGGTGATGGCTTCAACGGCGTGTCATTGA
- a CDS encoding ribbon-helix-helix domain-containing protein, which translates to MADLERLTVTLPSDMVAAVKSAVTAGDYASASELVREAISEWKTKRYAQAQEFEALKADIDKGLADVAEGRTKDFDAESIIARGRKLLANRSDSA; encoded by the coding sequence ATGGCTGACCTCGAACGGCTCACCGTCACCCTGCCGAGCGATATGGTCGCCGCTGTGAAATCCGCCGTAACCGCCGGGGACTATGCGTCGGCGAGCGAGCTCGTGCGCGAGGCCATCAGCGAATGGAAGACCAAGCGCTATGCGCAGGCTCAGGAATTCGAGGCGCTCAAAGCCGATATTGACAAAGGCCTGGCTGACGTCGCCGAGGGCCGAACGAAGGATTTCGACGCCGAAAGCATTATTGCCCGTGGGAGAAAGCTATTAGCCAACCGCTCCGACTCCGCCTGA
- a CDS encoding type II toxin-antitoxin system RelE/ParE family toxin gives MSEDSEHAATRLLERVKKACVRLLEFPLSGASREQLGCGLRVIFQGNYAIYYLVQAREVVVVRVLHGARDAAALAEQGGFAAN, from the coding sequence ATTTCAGAGGATTCGGAGCATGCGGCGACGCGCTTGCTCGAGCGGGTCAAGAAGGCCTGCGTGCGTCTGCTAGAATTTCCGCTATCGGGAGCGTCGCGTGAGCAGCTCGGTTGCGGCCTACGCGTGATATTCCAAGGCAATTACGCGATTTATTACCTTGTCCAGGCGCGAGAAGTTGTCGTCGTGCGCGTCTTGCACGGCGCCCGCGACGCGGCCGCGCTCGCGGAGCAGGGCGGCTTCGCCGCCAACTGA
- a CDS encoding hemerythrin domain-containing protein, whose translation MAKQMDEWDEKGSTKGMQEKTSGNGEKQKADAIEMLKSDHRRVESLFDKYEQAKRRAEKSKLAQQICLELTIHAELEEEIFYPACREHVDDPLLDEAQVEHDTAKILTAEIAMGTPQSDPFFDAKVMVLAEYMRRHIQEEEKSPDSIFAKALEGGVDTAALGKRMTARREELMEQFSEELLLPQPKTLHIQLAQEEEVWAEPPGRGAERGGGRGRESWESRRGEEGRGWEEEERRSPWGGREEEGRRRGEEEPRGARSGWEERRGDEARGARGREEERGGQSSQHRGWHGDPKRHSEASRRGWEHRR comes from the coding sequence ATGGCGAAGCAGATGGACGAATGGGACGAAAAGGGTTCGACCAAGGGAATGCAGGAGAAGACCAGCGGCAACGGTGAAAAGCAGAAAGCCGACGCCATCGAAATGCTGAAGTCGGACCACCGCCGCGTCGAATCTTTGTTCGACAAATATGAGCAGGCGAAGCGGCGCGCCGAGAAATCCAAGCTCGCGCAGCAGATCTGCCTCGAGCTCACGATTCATGCGGAGCTGGAAGAGGAAATCTTCTATCCGGCCTGCCGCGAGCATGTGGACGACCCGCTGCTCGACGAAGCGCAGGTCGAGCACGACACCGCGAAAATCCTCACCGCGGAAATCGCCATGGGCACGCCGCAGAGCGATCCGTTTTTCGACGCCAAGGTGATGGTGCTGGCGGAATATATGCGCCGGCATATCCAGGAGGAGGAAAAGAGCCCCGACAGCATCTTCGCCAAGGCGCTGGAAGGCGGCGTCGACACGGCGGCGCTCGGCAAGCGCATGACGGCGCGGCGCGAGGAGCTGATGGAGCAATTCTCCGAGGAGCTGCTGCTGCCGCAGCCCAAGACCCTGCATATCCAGCTGGCCCAGGAGGAGGAAGTCTGGGCCGAGCCGCCTGGCCGGGGCGCCGAGCGCGGTGGCGGCCGCGGGCGCGAAAGCTGGGAAAGCCGGCGCGGCGAGGAAGGACGCGGGTGGGAGGAAGAAGAGCGCCGGTCGCCCTGGGGCGGCCGCGAGGAGGAAGGACGCCGGCGCGGCGAGGAGGAGCCTCGCGGGGCCCGCAGCGGCTGGGAGGAACGCCGGGGCGACGAGGCGCGAGGCGCGCGCGGCCGCGAGGAAGAGCGCGGCGGCCAGTCTTCTCAGCATCGAGGCTGGCACGGCGACCCCAAACGCCACTCCGAGGCTTCGCGCCGGGGCTGGGAGCATCGACGCTGA
- a CDS encoding DsbA family protein, whose translation MSFSFFSLSRRRLIVAAGALFIAGPALADKAPAGKVSVEELMAPNALPDIVEGDANAPVTIVEYASMTCSHCAAFHHEVYPALKKNYIDTGKAKFILREFPLDPLATAAFMLARELGDKRDAVVDLLFAQQKNWAFVDKPLDGLANVLKQAGLPQDKFEAILKDQALYEKVNAVRNRANEKFGINSTPTFFVNGDKYTGEITVDDFGKIIAAKTPAK comes from the coding sequence ATGTCGTTTTCGTTTTTCTCTCTTTCCCGCCGCCGCCTGATCGTCGCCGCCGGCGCGCTTTTCATCGCCGGTCCGGCGCTCGCCGACAAAGCCCCCGCCGGCAAGGTTTCGGTCGAGGAGCTGATGGCTCCGAACGCCCTGCCCGACATCGTCGAGGGCGACGCCAATGCGCCGGTGACGATCGTCGAATACGCCTCCATGACCTGCAGCCATTGCGCGGCTTTCCACCACGAGGTCTATCCGGCGCTCAAGAAGAATTACATCGACACGGGCAAGGCAAAATTCATTCTGCGGGAGTTTCCGCTGGACCCGCTCGCCACCGCCGCCTTCATGTTGGCGCGCGAACTCGGCGACAAGCGCGACGCGGTGGTGGATTTGCTCTTCGCGCAGCAGAAGAACTGGGCTTTCGTCGACAAGCCGCTGGATGGTCTCGCCAATGTGCTCAAGCAGGCGGGTCTCCCCCAGGATAAATTCGAAGCGATCCTGAAGGATCAGGCGCTCTACGAGAAGGTGAACGCCGTGCGCAACCGCGCCAATGAGAAGTTCGGAATCAACTCCACGCCGACCTTCTTTGTGAACGGCGACAAATATACCGGCGAAATCACCGTCGACGATTTTGGCAAGATCATCGCCGCGAAGACGCCGGCCAAATAA
- a CDS encoding DNA polymerase III subunit gamma/tau yields the protein MDDALFSDPQGAGAPPAAYRVLARKYRPSSFADLIGQEPMVRTLENAFDLGRIHQAYLLTGVRGVGKTTTARILARAFNYELPAADGRPAVNQPTIHMDALGVHCQAIIDSRHVDVLEMDAASHTGIDDVREIIDNARYRPVMARTKVYIIDEVHMLSKAAFNGLLKTLEEPPEHVKFIFATTEIDKVPVTVRSRCQRFDLRRIDAGLLAEHLRKICDKESVEIEHDALAMIARAAEGSVRDSLSLLDQAIAYGSAHSANGAIKADDLRLMLGVADKSRVIDLFEAVMAGDVAKAIALLEDQYNGGADPAQALLEMAEFAHLATRLKLAPETAQSAALTPEEKRRGQDAAERLSVPALTRAWQILMKGVDELRGSQRPLQAADMVLVRLAYAADMPTPGDVLKQLGYGAPGAAAAPTAPASAPRGAPVATSIAAPVSRGPVAARPALAQPAPAAPGVAIASFEALVALAEEKREIRLKISLESDVRLVRFEQGRIEFELAPGGSRELASALMQRLQLWTNERWMVSIVAAGGAPTLKEKRDAQERERRSGLEADPVVASVLAHFPGAQIIAVRSRDDQASRAGVEEADEQYDDMSPPEED from the coding sequence ATGGACGACGCGCTGTTTTCTGATCCGCAAGGCGCCGGCGCGCCTCCCGCCGCCTATCGCGTCCTTGCGCGCAAATATCGGCCTTCGAGCTTCGCCGATCTTATCGGCCAGGAGCCGATGGTGCGCACGCTCGAGAACGCTTTCGATCTCGGCCGCATCCATCAGGCCTATCTGCTGACCGGCGTGCGCGGCGTCGGCAAGACCACGACCGCCCGCATTCTCGCCCGCGCCTTCAATTACGAGCTGCCCGCCGCGGACGGCCGCCCGGCGGTCAACCAGCCGACGATCCATATGGATGCGCTCGGCGTGCATTGTCAGGCGATCATCGACTCCCGCCACGTCGACGTGCTGGAGATGGACGCCGCCTCCCACACCGGCATCGACGACGTCCGCGAGATCATCGACAACGCCCGTTATCGCCCGGTGATGGCGCGCACCAAGGTCTATATCATCGACGAAGTGCACATGCTCTCCAAGGCCGCCTTCAATGGCCTGCTGAAGACGCTGGAAGAGCCGCCGGAGCATGTGAAATTCATTTTCGCCACGACCGAGATCGACAAGGTGCCGGTCACCGTGCGCTCGCGCTGCCAGCGCTTCGATCTGCGCCGCATCGACGCCGGGCTTCTCGCCGAGCATCTCCGCAAAATCTGCGACAAGGAGAGCGTCGAGATCGAGCACGACGCCCTCGCCATGATCGCCCGCGCGGCGGAAGGGTCTGTCCGCGATTCGCTGTCGCTGCTCGACCAGGCGATCGCCTATGGCTCGGCGCACAGCGCCAATGGAGCGATTAAAGCCGACGATCTGCGGCTGATGCTCGGCGTCGCCGACAAGTCGCGGGTGATCGACCTCTTCGAGGCGGTGATGGCGGGCGACGTGGCCAAGGCCATCGCTTTGCTCGAAGACCAATATAACGGCGGGGCCGATCCGGCGCAGGCGCTTCTGGAAATGGCGGAGTTCGCCCATCTGGCCACGCGCCTGAAGCTGGCGCCGGAGACGGCGCAGTCCGCCGCGCTGACGCCGGAGGAAAAGCGACGCGGGCAAGACGCCGCCGAGCGGCTCTCCGTGCCGGCGCTGACCCGCGCCTGGCAGATTTTGATGAAGGGCGTCGACGAGCTGCGCGGCTCGCAGCGGCCCTTGCAGGCGGCCGATATGGTGCTCGTGCGGCTGGCTTATGCCGCCGATATGCCGACGCCCGGCGACGTGCTCAAGCAACTCGGCTACGGCGCGCCGGGAGCGGCCGCTGCGCCGACCGCCCCTGCGAGCGCCCCGCGCGGCGCGCCCGTTGCAACGAGCATCGCCGCGCCGGTCTCACGCGGGCCTGTCGCCGCGAGGCCCGCCTTGGCGCAGCCTGCGCCCGCCGCGCCCGGCGTGGCTATCGCAAGCTTCGAGGCGCTTGTCGCCCTCGCCGAGGAAAAACGCGAGATTCGGCTGAAAATCTCGCTCGAATCCGACGTGCGGCTGGTGCGCTTCGAGCAAGGGCGTATCGAATTCGAGCTCGCGCCGGGCGGTTCGCGCGAGTTGGCGTCCGCTTTGATGCAGAGGCTGCAGCTCTGGACAAATGAGCGCTGGATGGTGTCGATCGTCGCCGCCGGCGGCGCGCCGACGCTGAAGGAAAAGCGCGACGCGCAAGAGCGCGAGCGCCGCTCGGGGCTGGAGGCTGATCCGGTTGTGGCCAGCGTGCTGGCGCATTTTCCGGGGGCGCAGATTATCGCCGTGCGCAGCAGGGACGACCAAGCCTCGCGCGCTGGCGTGGAGGAGGCGGATGAGCAATATGACGACATGTCGCCGCCCGAGGAAGATTGA
- a CDS encoding YbaB/EbfC family nucleoid-associated protein codes for MMDFMGLMKQAQQMQAKMAEAQLELENVEVEGEAGGGLVRVKLSAKGAMKSIFIDESLVKPQEKEILEDLILTAHMQARAKADEVMAEKMKAMTGGLQLPPGFKLPF; via the coding sequence ATGATGGACTTCATGGGCCTGATGAAACAGGCGCAGCAGATGCAGGCCAAAATGGCCGAAGCGCAGCTCGAACTCGAAAACGTCGAGGTCGAGGGCGAGGCGGGCGGCGGCCTGGTGCGGGTGAAGCTCTCCGCCAAGGGCGCGATGAAGTCGATCTTCATCGATGAGAGCCTCGTGAAGCCGCAGGAGAAGGAAATCCTCGAAGACCTGATCCTGACCGCCCATATGCAGGCGCGCGCCAAGGCGGACGAGGTGATGGCGGAGAAGATGAAGGCGATGACCGGGGGGCTGCAACTGCCGCCGGGCTTCAAGCTGCCATTCTGA
- the recR gene encoding recombination mediator RecR, which translates to MAERVAGPEIERLVQLLARLPGLGPRSARRAVLHLIRKREELLSPLADAMRVAQEKIVGCSVCGNIDTSDPCTICRDARRDPSILVVVETVADLWALERAGLLNARYHVLGGVLSPLDGVGPEDLTIASLIERARAGEVREIVLAVNATVDGQTTAHYIADLLVPIGVKVTRLAHGVPVGGELDYLDEGTLAAALERRTVF; encoded by the coding sequence ATGGCTGAACGCGTCGCTGGTCCTGAAATAGAGAGGCTCGTGCAGCTTCTCGCGCGGCTGCCGGGGCTCGGTCCGCGCTCGGCGCGGCGCGCCGTGCTGCATCTCATCCGCAAGCGCGAGGAGCTTCTGAGCCCGCTTGCCGACGCCATGCGCGTCGCGCAGGAGAAGATCGTCGGTTGTTCGGTCTGCGGCAATATCGATACGAGCGACCCCTGCACCATCTGCCGCGACGCGCGGCGCGATCCCTCGATCCTGGTGGTGGTCGAGACGGTCGCCGATCTCTGGGCGCTGGAGCGCGCGGGGCTGCTCAATGCGCGCTATCATGTGCTCGGCGGCGTGCTTTCGCCGCTCGACGGAGTCGGGCCGGAAGATTTGACGATCGCAAGTCTGATCGAGCGCGCGCGCGCCGGGGAGGTTCGCGAGATCGTGCTCGCCGTCAACGCCACCGTCGACGGCCAGACGACGGCGCATTACATCGCCGATCTCCTGGTGCCGATCGGCGTGAAAGTAACGCGCCTCGCCCATGGCGTGCCGGTCGGCGGCGAGCTCGATTATCTCGACGAAGGCACGCTGGCGGCGGCGCTGGAGCGGCGGACAGTGTTTTAG
- the rpsD gene encoding 30S ribosomal protein S4: MTKRAEAKYKLDRRLGQNIWGRPKSPVNRREYGPGQHGQRRKGKLSDYGTQLKAKQKLKGYYGNISEKQFRKYYAEAIRMKGDSGDNLIGLLERRLDAIVYRAKFVPTVFAARQFVNHGHIRVNGRRVNIPSYLVKVGDVIEVKESSKQAVTVLEAVGLAERDVPEYYDVDHSKMTAKLSRVPHATEVPYPVQMEPNLVIEFYSR, from the coding sequence GTGACGAAGCGCGCAGAAGCCAAATATAAGCTCGATCGCCGCCTGGGCCAGAACATCTGGGGCCGCCCGAAGAGCCCCGTGAACCGCCGCGAATATGGCCCCGGCCAGCACGGTCAGCGCCGCAAGGGCAAGCTCTCCGACTACGGCACGCAGCTCAAGGCGAAGCAGAAGCTCAAGGGCTATTACGGCAACATCTCCGAGAAGCAGTTCCGTAAGTATTACGCCGAAGCCATCCGCATGAAGGGCGACTCGGGCGACAATCTCATCGGCCTGCTGGAGCGCCGTCTCGACGCGATCGTCTATCGCGCCAAATTCGTGCCGACGGTCTTCGCCGCGCGCCAGTTCGTCAATCACGGCCATATCCGGGTCAACGGCCGCCGCGTGAACATCCCGTCCTATCTCGTGAAGGTCGGCGATGTGATCGAGGTGAAGGAATCCTCGAAGCAGGCTGTGACGGTTCTTGAAGCTGTCGGCCTCGCCGAGCGCGACGTGCCGGAATATTACGACGTCGATCACTCCAAGATGACCGCCAAGCTCTCGCGCGTCCCGCACGCGACCGAGGTGCCCTACCCGGTCCAGATGGAGCCGAACCTCGTCATCGAATTCTATTCGCGCTGA
- a CDS encoding ATPase domain-containing protein: MIEISRFLTGVPGLDEVLQGGLPRGALILVEGPPGSGKTTVALQFLLAAAQRGETCLLASNAETPEQLKLIVASHGWSLEGVHVTSLSEGCSGAEEAPALDYTLFPEAEVEIGETLQHLFSEVERLKPTLLVLDTISSLRIVAPTPAFHRRQLKRIRDFMAARACTTVMLDEASMTEKDLRSQTLSDGLIELQQVDFHYGADRRRLRVRKLRGCRYLSGAHDFTIMTGGLEVYPRLVAQSYADAPCSEALESGIPEIDTLTGGGIPRGSSTLVVGPAGIGKSTISTLYVIAAAARGEKSCVLLFDENVETYMTRSEGLGLKMRAAKEAGLVSIIHLDPAELSAGQVASLLIRHVEADGAKVVVIDTLNGYLQSATEEPSVFLHIRELISYLSRRQVMILITLTQHGILGLEMATPIDLSFLADNVFLLRYFEMKGALHKALSVVKKRTGGHEHTIRELTVGNGRIDVSEPLEGFSGVLTGTPVFADEASRKGI; encoded by the coding sequence ATGATCGAAATCTCCCGCTTTCTGACTGGCGTTCCGGGCCTCGATGAGGTCTTGCAGGGAGGGCTTCCGCGCGGCGCATTGATCTTGGTCGAGGGGCCTCCTGGCAGCGGGAAGACGACCGTCGCATTGCAGTTTCTGCTTGCCGCCGCGCAGAGGGGAGAGACCTGCCTGCTGGCCTCCAACGCCGAGACGCCCGAGCAGCTCAAGCTCATCGTCGCATCCCACGGCTGGAGTCTGGAAGGCGTTCACGTCACCTCATTATCGGAGGGGTGCAGCGGCGCAGAGGAGGCTCCCGCCTTGGATTATACGCTTTTTCCGGAAGCCGAGGTGGAGATCGGCGAAACGCTCCAGCACCTCTTCTCGGAAGTAGAAAGATTAAAGCCGACGCTGTTGGTCCTCGACACGATTTCGAGCCTGAGAATAGTCGCGCCCACGCCCGCCTTCCATCGACGCCAGCTCAAGCGCATTCGGGATTTCATGGCCGCGCGCGCCTGCACGACCGTGATGCTGGACGAAGCCTCGATGACCGAAAAGGACTTGCGCAGCCAGACGCTTTCCGACGGTCTTATCGAGCTGCAGCAAGTCGATTTCCATTACGGCGCCGATCGGCGTCGCCTCAGGGTTCGCAAGCTTCGAGGCTGCCGATATCTGAGTGGCGCGCATGATTTCACGATCATGACGGGGGGGCTCGAGGTCTATCCCCGGCTCGTCGCGCAGAGCTATGCGGACGCCCCGTGTTCGGAGGCGCTCGAAAGCGGAATTCCAGAAATCGACACGCTGACCGGCGGCGGTATTCCGCGCGGCTCGAGCACGCTCGTCGTTGGGCCCGCCGGTATCGGCAAGTCAACAATATCCACGCTTTACGTGATTGCTGCGGCGGCGCGCGGCGAAAAAAGCTGCGTGCTTCTCTTCGACGAGAATGTCGAAACCTATATGACGCGAAGCGAGGGTCTCGGACTCAAAATGAGAGCTGCAAAGGAGGCAGGGCTTGTCAGCATTATACACCTTGATCCGGCGGAGCTCAGCGCGGGCCAGGTCGCCAGCCTTCTCATCCGTCACGTCGAAGCGGATGGCGCGAAGGTGGTGGTCATCGACACTTTGAACGGTTACCTTCAGTCTGCGACAGAGGAGCCGAGCGTGTTCCTGCACATCAGGGAGCTCATCTCCTATCTGAGCCGTCGCCAGGTCATGATACTGATCACTCTCACCCAGCACGGGATTCTCGGTCTGGAGATGGCGACGCCGATCGATCTCAGCTTCCTCGCCGACAATGTCTTCTTGCTGCGTTACTTCGAGATGAAGGGCGCCCTTCATAAGGCTTTGTCGGTCGTCAAGAAGCGGACTGGCGGGCACGAACACACAATTCGTGAACTCACGGTGGGGAACGGCCGCATTGATGTCAGCGAACCTCTCGAAGGGTTTAGCGGGGTGCTCACCGGCACGCCTGTCTTCGCGGATGAGGCCAGCCGGAAGGGGATATGA
- a CDS encoding GFA family protein, giving the protein MSEASYRGSCQCQAVVFDATLDLDHTITCNCSRCQRLGSVLSFAPAEKFHLQKGAEALTEYRFNSKKIGHQFCKICGIEPFAYGETAEGAPTVAVNVNCLDGVDPRALKPAHYDGRSR; this is encoded by the coding sequence ATGAGTGAGGCGTCTTACCGCGGCTCCTGCCAGTGTCAGGCCGTCGTCTTCGATGCGACGCTCGACCTCGACCACACCATCACCTGCAATTGCTCCCGATGCCAGCGGCTGGGCTCGGTGTTGAGCTTCGCGCCCGCAGAAAAGTTCCACCTGCAAAAGGGCGCCGAGGCGCTGACCGAATATCGCTTCAACTCGAAGAAGATCGGTCACCAGTTCTGCAAAATCTGCGGGATCGAGCCTTTCGCTTATGGCGAGACGGCGGAGGGCGCGCCGACGGTCGCCGTGAACGTCAACTGCCTTGATGGCGTCGACCCACGTGCGTTGAAGCCGGCGCATTACGATGGGCGAAGCCGTTAG
- a CDS encoding histidine kinase yields MLRLILRLIGIVLLCLAITAGWVMADAHRTIGSETVASAERSAIGLENLFWREILWRRSLRNDRLLLPQTEWETLETLKLIAPGVCISFRSGANQEPRRLCSQIEGVGTPAPQWFAAAYESLFGGQPSVARRVSVRDPDALVVATADSAAAVRQAWRQISVVLTVAATMAIGICFLAAFAIAHALAPTGRIVAGLRDLETGNYRGRIDVADAGEFGLIARAVNDLAARLAQITAERMALTKRLFEVQEEERRALARDLHDEFGQCLTATIAFAAAIEAGAPDRPDLAQDARAIGRTAKRMMATLRQALARLRSQDLEELGLEACLMQLVAGWNAQTSPKAVVHLDVLGNLAAVPASVSTSLYRIAQECLTNAMRHGDPHDVYLRVERLAANDGIIALTVEDDGGGDPARLDQSTGQGVLGMRERVAAFGGRLTIGQAARGVKVAAQIPLAALSAPAAMELPSAA; encoded by the coding sequence ATGCTTCGTCTCATCCTGCGCCTCATCGGCATCGTCCTGCTGTGCCTGGCGATCACAGCGGGCTGGGTGATGGCGGACGCCCACCGCACGATCGGCTCGGAGACGGTGGCCTCGGCCGAACGCAGCGCGATAGGGCTCGAAAATCTCTTCTGGCGCGAGATCCTCTGGCGTCGAAGCCTGCGCAACGATCGGCTGCTCTTGCCCCAGACCGAATGGGAAACGCTGGAGACGCTCAAGCTGATCGCGCCGGGCGTTTGCATCTCCTTCCGCTCCGGCGCCAATCAGGAACCGCGCCGGCTGTGCAGCCAGATCGAAGGCGTGGGCACCCCTGCCCCGCAATGGTTCGCCGCCGCCTATGAGAGCCTCTTCGGCGGGCAGCCGTCGGTCGCTCGTCGGGTTTCGGTGCGCGATCCCGACGCTCTCGTCGTCGCGACAGCCGATTCCGCCGCGGCGGTTCGTCAGGCCTGGCGCCAGATTTCGGTGGTCCTGACGGTCGCCGCGACAATGGCGATCGGAATTTGTTTCTTGGCCGCCTTCGCCATCGCCCATGCTCTGGCGCCGACCGGACGGATCGTGGCCGGCCTGCGCGATCTGGAGACCGGAAACTACCGGGGTCGCATAGACGTTGCGGACGCGGGCGAATTCGGCCTGATCGCCCGCGCCGTGAACGATCTGGCGGCGCGCCTTGCGCAAATCACCGCCGAGCGCATGGCGCTGACGAAACGCCTGTTCGAAGTTCAGGAGGAGGAGCGCCGCGCGCTCGCCCGCGATCTTCACGACGAGTTCGGACAATGCCTCACCGCGACCATCGCCTTCGCCGCGGCGATCGAGGCGGGCGCGCCCGATCGGCCCGACCTCGCGCAAGACGCACGCGCCATCGGTCGAACGGCCAAGCGCATGATGGCCACCCTGCGTCAGGCCCTCGCGCGGCTTCGCTCCCAGGATCTCGAGGAATTGGGCCTTGAGGCCTGCCTCATGCAGCTCGTGGCCGGCTGGAACGCGCAGACGTCGCCCAAGGCGGTCGTCCATCTCGATGTCTTGGGGAACCTCGCCGCCGTTCCCGCTTCCGTCTCGACGAGCCTCTATCGCATCGCCCAGGAATGCCTGACGAACGCCATGCGCCATGGCGATCCCCACGACGTCTATCTGCGAGTCGAGCGCCTCGCCGCCAATGACGGAATCATCGCTCTGACAGTTGAAGACGACGGCGGCGGCGACCCCGCCAGACTCGATCAGTCGACCGGGCAAGGGGTTCTGGGCATGCGCGAGCGCGTCGCCGCATTTGGCGGGAGGCTGACAATCGGCCAGGCCGCGAGAGGCGTCAAAGTCGCGGCGCAAATCCCCCTTGCCGCTTTGAGCGCGCCTGCCGCGATGGAGCTGCCGAGCGCAGCGTAA